One genomic segment of Bradyrhizobium diazoefficiens includes these proteins:
- a CDS encoding EAL domain-containing protein yields the protein MKRYRPHVLVVIALAVVLSTGWHGALRNVLTDLRFAWQSRAASGDVVVVAIDAPSIDQIGIWPWPRRLHAELLHRLEAAGAQDVAFDIDFSTPSDPASDAAFLTALREVGGSTILPSFKQPAPNGGAAHINRPLKPFSNQSWPAVVNVAIESDGLVRRYPVSERLGDSQLPSMAVVLAGQDANRRPPFLIDFSIRVASIPTVSYSDVLRGDAATLAKLRDKKIIVGATALELGDRFSVPNGKIISGPALQALAAETILQHRMLRWTSDVGMFFGLGLICLLMMYSWRRLSPGVRVAVLVATGAGVELTAALVQAKWPLIIDTSLFHIAIIAYLAAIALDEIDFRSLLGRIAESRFHRIAMSLGDGLVCTDEDHRITVWNPGASAIFGYMPTEVIGRPFEILCAVPTDSGAKAFAIRDAARQSLLVPGGAVVVEFEGRRKNGETFPVEASFSGWQGTDGFQCGAILRDISVRKREAERVRYLAEHDALTGLANRNMLHAGLADMIADAERRSCEVALLVIGLDGFQRINDMLGHSAGDLVLQAVAVRLKEQVGDGAIVARLSGDEFTIARESADGGEPIAELAERIARAFEAPLASGTRQHRVRISIGVALYPEGGHTADDLLSNGHLALTKAKLTRRGSHVIFENAIRQELENRLMLEGELALAADRGEFELFYQPQVRLVDGSLVGAEALIRWRHPVRGYVSPGEFMPVVNTSALSERIANWVMETAARQARAWELSGNNVRVAINLSPSQLHSGDLAHSVAALLETTGLSPSLLELEVTEDILLHDEARVLDMFERIQRLGVRILFDDFGTGYASLSYLKKFPLDGLKIDRSFVLDLLSDSDDAAIVGSTIGLSKQLGLTAVAEGIEDRATADVLVSMGCEEGQGYFFGRPMPAAAFEKQFLTEELDVVSAA from the coding sequence GTGAAACGCTATCGGCCGCATGTTCTGGTCGTGATCGCGCTGGCGGTCGTGCTGTCCACGGGATGGCATGGCGCGCTTCGCAATGTGCTCACCGACCTGCGTTTCGCCTGGCAATCGCGTGCGGCCAGCGGCGATGTCGTCGTGGTGGCCATCGACGCGCCCTCGATTGACCAGATTGGGATCTGGCCGTGGCCACGCCGGCTCCACGCCGAACTGCTGCATAGGTTAGAGGCGGCGGGAGCGCAGGACGTCGCCTTCGACATCGATTTCAGCACGCCGTCGGATCCGGCCTCGGACGCGGCCTTCCTTACCGCGCTTCGCGAGGTCGGTGGTTCGACGATCCTGCCATCCTTCAAGCAGCCGGCGCCAAACGGCGGCGCGGCTCACATCAATCGCCCCCTGAAGCCGTTCAGCAACCAGTCCTGGCCGGCTGTCGTCAATGTCGCGATCGAATCCGACGGCCTCGTCCGCCGTTATCCGGTCAGCGAGAGGCTCGGCGACTCCCAGCTGCCGTCGATGGCCGTCGTGCTGGCCGGACAGGACGCCAATCGGCGGCCGCCCTTCCTGATCGATTTCAGCATTCGTGTGGCCTCCATCCCGACCGTCTCCTATTCCGACGTGCTGCGCGGCGATGCTGCGACGCTCGCCAAGTTGAGAGACAAGAAGATCATCGTCGGTGCCACCGCGCTCGAGCTGGGCGACCGGTTCAGTGTTCCGAATGGCAAGATCATCTCGGGGCCGGCCCTCCAGGCGCTCGCGGCGGAAACCATCCTCCAGCACCGGATGCTGCGCTGGACGTCCGATGTCGGCATGTTCTTTGGCTTGGGCCTGATCTGTCTCCTGATGATGTATTCGTGGCGCCGTCTCTCACCAGGCGTCCGCGTCGCGGTTCTAGTCGCGACGGGGGCGGGCGTCGAGCTGACCGCTGCCCTGGTGCAGGCAAAGTGGCCGCTCATCATCGACACTTCGCTGTTTCACATCGCGATCATCGCCTATCTGGCGGCGATCGCGCTCGACGAGATCGATTTCCGCAGTCTTCTGGGGCGCATCGCCGAGAGCCGCTTTCATCGTATCGCGATGTCGCTCGGCGATGGCCTGGTCTGCACCGACGAGGATCACCGGATCACCGTGTGGAATCCCGGCGCCAGCGCGATCTTCGGCTACATGCCGACCGAAGTGATCGGACGTCCGTTCGAAATACTTTGCGCCGTGCCCACGGACAGCGGTGCAAAGGCTTTCGCCATTCGCGATGCTGCGCGCCAGTCGCTGCTGGTGCCAGGTGGCGCCGTCGTCGTCGAGTTCGAAGGACGGCGCAAGAATGGCGAGACGTTTCCCGTCGAGGCGAGCTTCTCTGGCTGGCAGGGAACGGACGGATTCCAGTGCGGAGCGATCCTGCGCGACATCTCGGTTCGCAAGCGAGAGGCCGAGCGTGTCAGATATCTCGCCGAACATGACGCGCTGACGGGGCTTGCCAACCGCAACATGCTGCATGCAGGCCTCGCTGACATGATTGCGGACGCAGAGCGGCGTTCTTGCGAGGTCGCGCTGCTTGTGATCGGACTCGACGGCTTCCAGCGCATCAACGACATGCTGGGGCACTCCGCCGGCGATCTGGTGCTACAGGCGGTCGCCGTTCGCCTGAAGGAGCAGGTCGGAGATGGAGCGATCGTTGCCCGGCTCAGCGGAGATGAATTCACCATCGCGCGCGAAAGCGCCGACGGCGGCGAGCCGATCGCGGAGTTGGCCGAGCGAATCGCGCGCGCGTTCGAAGCGCCGCTCGCATCGGGCACGCGTCAGCATCGCGTGCGGATCAGCATCGGGGTCGCGCTGTATCCCGAAGGCGGGCACACCGCCGATGATCTCCTCAGCAACGGTCACCTCGCACTGACCAAGGCCAAGCTGACGCGGCGCGGCAGCCATGTGATCTTCGAGAATGCAATCCGGCAGGAGCTGGAGAACCGGCTGATGCTGGAGGGCGAACTGGCCCTTGCCGCCGATCGCGGCGAGTTCGAGCTGTTTTATCAGCCCCAGGTTCGGCTGGTCGACGGCAGCCTGGTCGGAGCCGAAGCGCTCATCCGCTGGCGGCACCCCGTGCGCGGCTACGTGTCGCCCGGCGAGTTCATGCCGGTGGTCAACACCTCGGCGCTGTCCGAGCGGATCGCGAACTGGGTGATGGAGACCGCCGCTCGTCAGGCGCGCGCCTGGGAATTGTCAGGCAACAATGTGCGCGTTGCGATCAATCTCTCGCCGTCGCAGCTGCACTCCGGCGATCTCGCGCATTCGGTTGCGGCACTGCTTGAAACGACCGGACTCTCACCCTCGCTGCTCGAGCTCGAGGTCACCGAAGACATCCTGCTCCATGACGAGGCCCGCGTGCTCGACATGTTCGAGCGGATCCAGCGGCTCGGTGTCCGCATCCTGTTCGATGACTTCGGCACCGGCTACGCAAGCCTGAGCTACCTGAAGAAATTCCCGCTCGACGGCCTCAAGATCGACCGGTCCTTCGTGCTCGACCTGCTCTCCGATTCCGACGACGCGGCGATCGTCGGATCGACCATCGGCCTCAGCAAACAGCTTGGTCTCACGGCCGTGGCTGAAGGCATCGAGGACCGCGCCACGGCCGATGTCCTGGTCAGCATGGGATGCGAGGAGGGGCAGGGCTATTTCTTCGGCCGCCCGATGCCCGCCGCGGCGTTCGAGAAGCAATTTCTCACGGAGGAGCTCGACGTCGTCAGCGCCGCCTGA
- a CDS encoding ShlB/FhaC/HecB family hemolysin secretion/activation protein — protein sequence MRLTNPYRRMGASPSNYGERLVARTEKRHLLTALVLLAPTFTGIPPAFAQQANAPGFDPRQPEKYFENQTEQESLRRPAVRLPTVGQPNATGGDARPQFVLRGVNVSGAHAISGDRFAAVYQSYLGKQVSQADLAAIAGAISDLYRAAGFHLSRAIVPPQDIADGRVRIQVIEGAIVEAELKGDGAEQFGVRPMLAPVLAEQPSRLATLERQLFLVNGRPGVRITDTALEEIGGATGRFRLTVYLKTWHVFSSFGVDNLGSSSVGPWQTYATGAFNSYLAPGDTLAVNLSTIANDPRELGFARLSYDAPVGIDGVRLGASVLYSAVRPGDMRRLDSDITTTEAFELRAGIVPLQSQSSTLTLTAATTFSNVSEHDLYGPWYNDHIRTASLTADYRLQDRFGGTNFATMTYRQGLDIFGASHFDDDLLSRDGASSNFSVLNFWFTRYQTLNDAWSFKLSAASQTASRPLFTSQQFYLGGAAFGRGYGAAEISGDNGLAGSLELRFDQKLNFRYWTGYQLYAFGDAGAVWNDGYRLSDGLALTSAGAGVRFFLPDDFLADFGVAVPLGYRAPDNERRSPRFLFTLSSAFRLCPERGKGGCL from the coding sequence ATGCGGCTAACGAACCCTTACCGGCGCATGGGAGCTTCTCCGTCAAACTACGGAGAACGGCTCGTTGCGCGCACGGAGAAGCGGCATCTGCTTACCGCGCTGGTGCTGCTGGCACCGACTTTCACGGGAATTCCGCCGGCCTTCGCGCAGCAGGCGAACGCGCCTGGCTTTGATCCGCGCCAGCCCGAGAAATACTTTGAAAACCAAACCGAGCAGGAATCGCTGAGACGTCCTGCGGTCAGGCTGCCGACGGTCGGCCAGCCCAACGCCACCGGCGGTGACGCCAGGCCGCAGTTCGTGCTGCGCGGTGTCAACGTCAGCGGCGCCCATGCCATCTCCGGCGATCGGTTCGCCGCGGTCTATCAATCCTATCTCGGCAAGCAGGTCTCGCAGGCCGACCTCGCCGCGATCGCAGGCGCGATCAGCGATCTCTACCGCGCTGCGGGCTTCCATTTGAGCCGCGCGATCGTGCCGCCGCAGGACATCGCCGACGGCCGCGTCCGGATCCAGGTGATCGAAGGCGCCATCGTGGAGGCCGAGCTGAAAGGCGACGGCGCCGAGCAGTTCGGCGTGAGGCCGATGCTCGCCCCGGTCCTGGCCGAACAGCCATCGCGCCTCGCAACGCTCGAGCGCCAGCTCTTCCTCGTCAACGGCAGGCCGGGCGTCCGCATCACCGATACCGCGCTCGAGGAAATCGGCGGCGCGACCGGCCGCTTCCGTCTCACGGTCTATTTGAAAACCTGGCACGTCTTCTCCTCGTTCGGCGTGGACAATCTCGGCTCGTCCTCGGTCGGCCCCTGGCAGACCTACGCGACCGGCGCGTTCAACTCCTACCTCGCGCCCGGCGACACGCTGGCGGTCAACCTGTCGACGATTGCCAACGATCCGCGCGAACTCGGATTCGCGCGCCTGTCCTATGACGCGCCTGTCGGCATCGACGGTGTCAGGCTTGGCGCTTCGGTCCTGTACAGCGCGGTCCGGCCGGGCGACATGCGCCGCCTCGACAGCGATATCACCACGACCGAAGCGTTCGAGCTGCGTGCCGGCATCGTGCCGTTGCAGTCGCAATCCTCCACGCTGACGCTGACGGCGGCGACGACCTTCAGCAACGTCTCCGAGCACGATCTTTACGGCCCTTGGTACAACGACCACATCAGGACCGCGAGCCTGACCGCCGACTATCGGCTCCAGGATCGCTTCGGCGGCACCAATTTCGCGACGATGACCTACCGCCAGGGCCTCGACATCTTCGGCGCCTCGCATTTCGACGACGATCTGCTGTCGCGCGACGGCGCGTCCTCGAACTTCTCTGTGCTGAACTTCTGGTTCACGCGCTATCAGACGCTCAACGACGCCTGGTCGTTCAAGCTCTCCGCGGCGAGCCAGACGGCATCGCGGCCGCTGTTCACCTCGCAGCAATTCTATCTCGGCGGCGCGGCCTTCGGTCGGGGCTATGGCGCAGCCGAGATCAGCGGCGACAACGGTCTTGCCGGCTCGCTCGAACTACGCTTCGACCAGAAGCTGAACTTCCGCTATTGGACAGGCTATCAACTCTATGCCTTTGGCGACGCCGGCGCAGTCTGGAACGATGGCTACCGTCTGAGCGACGGCCTGGCGCTGACATCGGCCGGAGCGGGCGTGCGATTCTTCCTGCCGGACGATTTCCTGGCCGATTTCGGCGTGGCCGTCCCCTTGGGCTACCGGGCGCCGGACAATGAGCGCCGTAGCCCGCGCTTCCTGTTCACGCTGTCGAGCGCGTTCCGGCTGTGCCCCGAACGCGGCAAGGGCGGCTGCCTCTAG
- a CDS encoding FecR family protein has translation MLGKIGMRCAFAAALVLGTASGAFAADDGVWSVSKSSGEVWLATSGAQPVSLNQDGTLKPGDTIRTGRNGRVLLVRGEESILISPNSVVGLPAEKKEGLSTTIIQQAGSILLEVEKRNVKHFEVETPYLAAVVKGTQFSVTVGAGSTKVGVVRGQVEVSDFKTGQIAQVMPGQSATAFEHGKPGLSLSGAGTFNPIEQGKPRASTIERVPVPKSGLSAPRNAASGHAIHALGPIDRGTKAAGAPKQSHQASGAHAPKAGVVRISSSLGEVKLNFHKVTHGLARGAAAPGQVRNANTSSSTETVWSDTKASTTTTASNSSSVTAVTMSSSASAASATSSSSSATATVATSAGSTSDASGKNGNNGNGNSGNSGNGNGSGNGSGNSGATGNGKGNNGNGNGNGGGNGSNGHGNGRH, from the coding sequence ATGCTGGGCAAAATTGGAATGCGGTGCGCCTTCGCGGCAGCACTGGTCCTGGGAACGGCTTCCGGTGCATTCGCCGCCGATGACGGCGTCTGGTCGGTCAGCAAGTCTTCAGGCGAGGTCTGGCTTGCCACCTCCGGTGCGCAGCCTGTGTCCTTGAATCAGGACGGGACGCTCAAGCCCGGCGACACCATTCGCACCGGCCGCAACGGGCGCGTCCTGCTCGTCCGCGGCGAGGAAAGCATTCTGATCTCCCCGAATTCGGTGGTCGGTTTGCCGGCCGAGAAGAAGGAGGGCCTCTCGACCACCATCATCCAGCAAGCGGGTTCAATCCTGCTCGAGGTCGAGAAACGCAACGTCAAGCATTTCGAGGTCGAGACGCCCTATCTCGCGGCCGTCGTCAAGGGAACGCAGTTCAGCGTAACCGTGGGCGCGGGCAGCACCAAGGTCGGCGTCGTCCGCGGCCAGGTCGAAGTCTCCGACTTCAAGACCGGACAGATCGCCCAGGTCATGCCCGGACAATCCGCCACCGCCTTCGAGCACGGCAAGCCCGGCCTCAGCCTGAGCGGTGCCGGGACCTTTAATCCGATCGAGCAGGGCAAGCCGCGCGCTTCGACGATCGAGCGCGTTCCCGTGCCGAAGTCCGGCCTGTCGGCGCCGCGCAATGCGGCGAGCGGCCATGCGATCCATGCGCTTGGCCCGATCGACAGGGGGACCAAGGCCGCCGGCGCGCCGAAGCAATCGCATCAGGCGAGCGGAGCGCACGCGCCCAAGGCCGGCGTCGTGCGCATCTCGAGCTCGCTCGGCGAGGTCAAGCTGAACTTCCACAAGGTCACGCACGGCCTCGCCCGCGGCGCCGCTGCTCCCGGACAGGTGCGCAATGCGAACACCAGCAGCAGCACCGAGACGGTCTGGAGCGATACCAAGGCGAGCACGACGACAACGGCTAGCAACAGCTCCAGCGTCACGGCTGTCACCATGAGCAGCAGCGCATCTGCGGCCAGTGCGACATCCTCGTCGTCAAGCGCGACGGCGACCGTTGCGACCAGCGCTGGATCGACCAGCGACGCGTCGGGCAAGAACGGCAACAACGGCAACGGGAATAGCGGCAATAGCGGCAACGGCAATGGAAGCGGCAACGGTAGCGGCAATAGCGGTGCCACCGGTAACGGTAAGGGCAACAACGGTAACGGCAATGGAAATGGCGGCGGCAACGGCAGCAACGGTCACGGCAACGGCCGGCACTGA
- a CDS encoding alpha/beta hydrolase → MKRVFAILAFLCVLGVGQYVVVSRFAIRHETLSLFDASRQRPISVELAVRRDYETKANLGLWKLPLAIISNGNTVKATEYSFLANVLAARGYLVASIQQDLPSDPPLITHVGQKYVGRREVYIRCEANILFTLAELKKRQENVDYDHITLVGHSNGGDVSMYVAHQHPELVSKVITLDNLRVPFVLSDHLKILSFRSKDPHFQTDPGVLPTPEEAKARGIDIVHTGAQHTEMSDRGPDAVKEKIQATLDRFLRDSASSALAPADTKSPMIMNPGDY, encoded by the coding sequence ATGAAAAGGGTGTTTGCAATCCTGGCGTTCCTGTGCGTCCTTGGCGTCGGCCAGTATGTCGTCGTCAGCCGGTTCGCGATCCGCCATGAGACGCTGTCCCTATTCGACGCCTCACGGCAGCGGCCGATCTCGGTCGAGCTCGCCGTGCGGCGCGATTACGAGACCAAGGCCAATCTCGGCCTCTGGAAGCTCCCGCTTGCCATCATCAGCAACGGCAACACCGTCAAGGCCACCGAGTATTCCTTCCTTGCCAACGTGCTTGCCGCGCGCGGCTATCTCGTGGCCAGCATCCAGCAGGACCTGCCGAGCGATCCGCCGCTCATAACCCATGTCGGCCAGAAATATGTCGGCCGGCGCGAGGTCTACATCCGCTGCGAGGCCAACATTCTTTTCACGTTGGCCGAGTTGAAAAAGCGGCAGGAGAACGTCGACTACGACCACATTACCCTCGTCGGGCATTCCAACGGCGGCGACGTCTCCATGTATGTCGCCCATCAGCATCCGGAACTGGTGTCGAAGGTGATCACGCTCGACAATTTGCGGGTGCCCTTCGTGCTCAGCGACCACCTGAAGATCCTGTCGTTCCGCTCCAAGGATCCACATTTCCAGACCGATCCCGGCGTGCTGCCGACGCCGGAAGAGGCGAAGGCGCGCGGCATCGACATCGTCCACACCGGCGCTCAGCACACCGAGATGAGCGATCGCGGTCCCGATGCGGTCAAGGAAAAGATCCAGGCGACGCTCGACCGCTTCCTGCGTGACAGCGCCAGCAGTGCGCTCGCGCCGGCCGATACGAAAAGCCCGATGATCATGAATCCGGGCGACTACTAG